CGACTTCGATATTCGCGAGAATACCCACAAAGAGTCAGCGCAAGTTCCGACCCGCGACCAGCTACAGACCAAAGTAGACGTGAGCATCCAGTGGCGCATCAATCCCCAGATGGCGGCGGAGGTTTTCGCGAAGGTGGGAACCCGGGAACAGGCTGTCGCGGTTTATCTCGTGCCGAAGGTTCGTTCGATGGTGCGCGAGCAGGGCACGACCATCGCAAAGGCCGAAGACTTTTTTCTCGAAGAAACACGCAGTCGCCTGGAGGATACGCTGTTGGCTGGCCTCATAGATTACCTCGGTCCCCTGGGCCTGGACATCTCAGCTGTCCTGATTCGCGACATCAATCTGCCGCCGGTTCTCACCAAGGCGATCGAGCAGAAGAAAGAACGCGAACAGGCGGTCGAGCGCCAGAAGGCAGAACTCGAGCGCTTCCGCACCGAGCAACTACAGATAGTCGCCGAGGCCGAAGCGAAGAGGGAGTCTGCAGATCTGGAAGCAGCACAGATTGTCGTGCTCGCCAGGGCGAAAGCGGACGAAATCCGCTTGATCAACAATGCGATCGCGAGCAATCCGGCCTACATCCAGCTGCAAGCCTTGGAGGCCCTCAAGGCGATGTCCAAGGATCCAGCTGCGAAGCTCTACTTCATGGATTCAAACTCGGTCCAACCACTGCCGCTCTTGCATATGGGTGACGCGCTCAACTGAGCGCTCTTTGGACTTTAGATTGAGCGGTTTTCCGCGTCGGGTGGCGCCACGGGCCTGATCAGGCCCTCCTGCGCTGCGCTCGCGACCAGTCGTCCATCACGGGTGTAGACCGTGCCCCGGGCAAAGCCTCGCGCTCCACCCGTCACGGGGCAGTCCTGGTGATAGAGCAGCCAATCGTCGATGCGCAGGGGTGCGTGGAACCAGATCGCGTGATCGAGGCTCGCGGTCATCGAGGCACTCACGGGCCCGCGACCTTCCGGCACTTTGTGTTGCCGCAGCATCGTGTCGATCAACGAAAAATCGGTCGCGTAGGCGAGTATGCATTGATGCAGAAACGGATCGTCGGGTAGCGGGCCCGGGGTCTTCAGCCAGACCAGATTGTCGCCACCCGTGGCTTCTCCGCCCAGGAAGATCGGGATTTTGATTTCACGGGTGTCGATCGGTCGCGTGCCGGGATGCCAGACCCTGCGAATCCGCTCTGGAAGCTTGTCCCGCAATGGGATGGAGCGCTCGCCCCAGTTGGGGATTGAATCTGGTTCCGGGGCTTTGGGCATCTCGATCTGATGCTCGAGTCCCTCTTCGAACTTGTGGAACGAACAAGACATGTTGAAGATCGCTTTGCCGCGCTGCTTCGCCACCACTCGCCGCGTCACGAATGAACGACCATCCCGAATTCGGTCGACGCTGTAGATGATCGGGATTTCGGGGTCCCCGGCGCGCAGGAAGTAGCCGTGCAGGGAATGGGCGAGCAAGTCATCCACGGTGCGCCCGGCCGCCATCAGCGACTGGGCGGCTACCTGCCCGCCAAAGATTCGCCCCAGACGCCCGGGCTCGTTGTATCCCCGGTAGAGATCTTGATCGAGTTCTTCGAGATCGAGGCGGTCGATCAATGCGGCCTGCGCTTCGAGGCTCTGCTCCATGAAGGTCTTTTGCGCGTCGCTAACGGTCACAGTTCGATGCTCGATTCGCGGCTCAGCGGGATCCCTTCGTCGAGAGTTTCGTCTTCGCGGGTAGAGTTGATTACGTCAAACGGTTCTCGGGAAACGAAGGGCGCAGACCTTACCGGACAAGGATCCACCTTGCAGCTGTCACAGTGCCGAGGGCGGCACGGATCGTAGTGGATGATGACATCCCATGCCTGTTGGTCGTCCGCAAATGAATCGCGCTTGTAGGTTTCTTCGGATTCGTGGAGCTTTTCGGTATCGAAGTAGCGCGGCACCGTGAGATGGAAATCCACGTGATGGAGTGCGCCGGAACTCCAGGACCGGAGAGAATGAAGATCAATGCACCAGTCCTTGCGGGACTTTTCAAGTTTTTCGATGATCGATGCCAGCAGCGAATCGTCTGCCTCGTCCATCAATCCACGCACAGCCTCACGCGAGAGCTTCCAACCCACGCGAAGAATGTTGAGCCCGACGATCGTGGCGGCGATCGGGTCCAATACTGTCCAACCCGTAACGCGAACGCCGAGCAGTCCGATCAGCACGCCGATCGTGGTCAAGACGTCGGTCAACAAGTGCGCGCCGTCGGCGCGCAGGGCAATGGAGTTGACGCGCTGGCCGACCCGGATCAGATGCCAGCCAATTCCGGCATTGATTGCGCTGAAGCCCAGGAGCAGGGCGATTCCGATGTCGATCGAGTGAATGTTGGAGCCGTGAAGAAACGCTTGCGTGGCTGCGGCGAGAATCAAGGTCGCCGCGACGACGATCAACGTTCCTTCTACGCCAGCCGCAAAAAACTCGATCTTGCCGTGACCGTAGGGGTGGTTGCGATCGGCGGGGGTTGCGGCCAGTCGGATGCTGTAGACCAGAAACAGCGCGGTCACGACATTGACGATGGATTCGAGGGCATCCGACAGCACCGCGGTCGATTCCGTGAGCACGTAGGCCACGGCCTTGCCGCCGAGCACCAGAACTCCTCCGTAGAGCGACAACATCGCCGCGCGACTTCGCGCCTTCTCGGCCTCGCCACGCAGGGATTTGGAAATCGTGCTCACGCGGTGATCGACGCTCCGGGTTCTGGGTGGACTCGCTTTAGGTGGAAACCCCGAAACTCGAGGCCACTAGAATCGAAACGAGGGTAGTGGGCCAATCGATGAAAATCGAGGCGGCCAGAGCGCGATCAAATCAGGTGGTTGCGTTGGCTTTTGCACACCTACGACCAGGCAACTGGCCCCGGGTTTCAAGCGCAGAAATTGAA
This window of the Myxococcales bacterium genome carries:
- a CDS encoding acyl-CoA thioesterase II, whose protein sequence is MEQSLEAQAALIDRLDLEELDQDLYRGYNEPGRLGRIFGGQVAAQSLMAAGRTVDDLLAHSLHGYFLRAGDPEIPIIYSVDRIRDGRSFVTRRVVAKQRGKAIFNMSCSFHKFEEGLEHQIEMPKAPEPDSIPNWGERSIPLRDKLPERIRRVWHPGTRPIDTREIKIPIFLGGEATGGDNLVWLKTPGPLPDDPFLHQCILAYATDFSLIDTMLRQHKVPEGRGPVSASMTASLDHAIWFHAPLRIDDWLLYHQDCPVTGGARGFARGTVYTRDGRLVASAAQEGLIRPVAPPDAENRSI
- a CDS encoding prohibitin family protein encodes the protein MFAPRFVKIVPPGHVSVSDLFGSINPEPVVAGAHLVNPLRRWHDFDIRENTHKESAQVPTRDQLQTKVDVSIQWRINPQMAAEVFAKVGTREQAVAVYLVPKVRSMVREQGTTIAKAEDFFLEETRSRLEDTLLAGLIDYLGPLGLDISAVLIRDINLPPVLTKAIEQKKEREQAVERQKAELERFRTEQLQIVAEAEAKRESADLEAAQIVVLARAKADEIRLINNAIASNPAYIQLQALEALKAMSKDPAAKLYFMDSNSVQPLPLLHMGDALN
- a CDS encoding cation transporter; amino-acid sequence: MSTISKSLRGEAEKARSRAAMLSLYGGVLVLGGKAVAYVLTESTAVLSDALESIVNVVTALFLVYSIRLAATPADRNHPYGHGKIEFFAAGVEGTLIVVAATLILAAATQAFLHGSNIHSIDIGIALLLGFSAINAGIGWHLIRVGQRVNSIALRADGAHLLTDVLTTIGVLIGLLGVRVTGWTVLDPIAATIVGLNILRVGWKLSREAVRGLMDEADDSLLASIIEKLEKSRKDWCIDLHSLRSWSSGALHHVDFHLTVPRYFDTEKLHESEETYKRDSFADDQQAWDVIIHYDPCRPRHCDSCKVDPCPVRSAPFVSREPFDVINSTREDETLDEGIPLSRESSIEL